In Flavobacterium sp. WV_118_3, one DNA window encodes the following:
- a CDS encoding rhomboid family intramembrane serine protease has product MMNITETVKQLIIINVIFFLGTMFVPAAFNYLALWYFENPNFQFWQPLTHMFMHGGWMHIFFNMFALYSFGSTLEHFWGGKKFLFFYISCGLGAALLHSGVNYYLYHDGLNILMENGVSQSEVVQLLSEGKINPNWSAVLGGMDKVTEFGSAFAAPAVGASGAIYGLLVAFAFMFPNAELALMFIPVPIKAKYFVPGLLLVDLYLGMSGRSIFGGPSGIAHFAHIGGAIVGFLMMWFWKKNQFNNNRWDR; this is encoded by the coding sequence ATGATGAATATCACCGAAACCGTAAAACAGTTAATTATTATTAACGTTATCTTTTTCCTGGGAACCATGTTTGTTCCGGCGGCTTTTAACTATTTGGCGTTATGGTATTTTGAAAATCCGAATTTCCAATTCTGGCAACCGCTAACGCATATGTTTATGCATGGCGGATGGATGCATATTTTCTTTAATATGTTTGCCTTGTATTCGTTTGGGTCGACACTGGAGCATTTCTGGGGTGGAAAAAAATTCCTGTTTTTCTATATTTCCTGCGGATTGGGTGCAGCTTTACTGCATAGTGGCGTGAATTATTATTTGTACCACGATGGATTAAATATTTTGATGGAAAATGGAGTGTCCCAATCGGAAGTAGTACAGTTGTTATCGGAAGGGAAGATAAATCCAAACTGGAGTGCCGTTTTAGGAGGAATGGATAAAGTTACCGAATTTGGTTCTGCTTTTGCGGCGCCTGCTGTTGGCGCTTCCGGTGCTATTTACGGGCTTTTGGTGGCTTTTGCCTTTATGTTCCCGAATGCCGAACTGGCATTGATGTTTATCCCGGTTCCGATTAAAGCAAAATATTTTGTTCCGGGCTTGTTGTTAGTCGATTTGTATCTGGGAATGAGTGGCCGTTCTATTTTTGGCGGACCTAGTGGTATTGCGCATTTTGCCCATATTGGCGGTGCAATTGTCGGTTTTCTGATGATGTGGTTCTGGAAAAAAAATCAATTCAACAATAATCGTTGGGATCGCTAA
- a CDS encoding rhomboid family intramembrane serine protease: MNILDDFKMQYRLGGIAQKLIFWNVGIAIPFFLLKAFAPDLFSVILNWTSLSSDVMTMITRPWTLLTYAFLHADFFHLLFNMIVLNFASRLFTTYFTQKQLFGLYLLGAIFAGLLFVATDFIFQNNTILVGASGAIMAILVGAATYTPFSEIRLLLIGNVKMWHLALALVLLDLIQIPLNNTGGHIAHLGGAFLGYLYIKMLQNGTDLTKGISAFLDYISELFRPKKTTPFKTVHRNTQKQSQTSTVTRADKDMTQKKIDDILDKISKSGYDSLTKEEKEFLFKVGK; this comes from the coding sequence ATGAATATACTGGATGATTTTAAAATGCAATACCGACTGGGAGGAATCGCACAAAAGCTGATTTTCTGGAACGTGGGAATTGCCATTCCGTTTTTTCTTCTGAAAGCGTTTGCTCCGGATCTTTTTAGTGTGATACTGAACTGGACGAGTTTGTCATCGGATGTGATGACCATGATAACCCGGCCCTGGACTTTATTGACGTATGCTTTTCTGCATGCCGATTTTTTTCATCTGTTGTTTAATATGATCGTGCTGAATTTTGCCAGCCGTTTGTTTACTACCTATTTTACCCAAAAACAATTGTTCGGATTGTATCTTTTAGGCGCGATTTTTGCCGGACTGTTGTTTGTAGCGACCGATTTTATTTTTCAGAATAATACAATACTCGTTGGTGCTTCCGGAGCGATCATGGCGATTCTGGTAGGTGCGGCAACCTATACGCCGTTTTCGGAAATCCGATTGTTGCTGATCGGAAATGTGAAAATGTGGCACCTTGCACTGGCATTGGTTTTGCTGGATCTGATTCAGATTCCGTTAAACAATACCGGGGGACATATTGCACATTTGGGTGGTGCTTTTTTGGGTTATTTATATATTAAAATGCTACAGAATGGTACCGATTTGACCAAAGGAATTTCGGCTTTTTTAGATTACATTTCAGAATTATTCCGACCGAAAAAAACAACGCCTTTTAAAACGGTACACCGGAATACCCAAAAACAGTCCCAAACCAGCACTGTAACGAGAGCTGATAAGGATATGACACAAAAAAAAATCGACGATATCCTGGATAAAATCAGTAAATCCGGTTATGATAGTCTCACAAAAGAAGAAAAGGAGTTCCTGTTTAAAGTAGGGAAATAA
- a CDS encoding endonuclease/exonuclease/phosphatase family protein, translating to MKNLSWFNKVVFFFNIVLTVLSFIAYVLPFLAPKLFPFLSVLTLVLPLMLILNLLFLFYWLLQLKKQVLLSLCVFLIGITFFNKFYKFSSKDLIAEEDDFVVMSYNVRLFNVFEWIKQDNVIDKIEAFVLSQNPDILCLQEYSNTQPVHFEGYKHQFIYMQGDKVKTGQAIFSKFPIVNGGNIKFPNSNNNVIFADIKKGRDTLRVYSMHLQSIKISPDIHEKIDEVKSKKIFRRISEAFAIQQMQSELIKQHKAECHFPLIICGDLNNSAFSYVYRNIKGNMKDAFEEAGKGFGKTYDYDYYPARIDYVFVDKRIEVKNFVNHDNFINSDHFPITTRLTLRDEAPQHPVTSDTEKAKK from the coding sequence ATGAAAAATCTGTCATGGTTTAATAAAGTAGTTTTCTTTTTCAATATAGTACTCACTGTATTGAGCTTTATTGCCTATGTGTTGCCGTTTCTCGCACCAAAATTATTCCCGTTTTTATCGGTATTGACGTTGGTTTTGCCACTGATGCTGATCCTTAATTTACTATTCCTTTTTTATTGGCTGCTTCAGCTTAAAAAACAGGTACTACTTTCGCTTTGCGTTTTCCTGATCGGGATTACCTTTTTTAATAAATTCTATAAATTCTCATCCAAAGATCTGATCGCTGAAGAGGATGATTTTGTCGTGATGAGTTATAATGTACGACTGTTTAACGTGTTCGAATGGATCAAGCAGGATAATGTAATCGATAAGATCGAAGCGTTTGTATTGTCACAGAATCCGGATATTTTATGTTTGCAGGAATATTCGAATACGCAGCCGGTACACTTTGAAGGCTATAAACATCAGTTTATTTATATGCAGGGCGACAAGGTAAAAACCGGTCAGGCTATTTTTTCGAAATTTCCGATTGTAAACGGTGGGAATATTAAATTTCCAAATTCGAATAATAACGTAATTTTTGCCGATATCAAAAAAGGGAGAGACACCCTTCGCGTATATAGCATGCATTTGCAGTCGATCAAGATAAGTCCCGATATCCACGAGAAAATCGATGAGGTGAAATCTAAAAAGATTTTCAGACGGATTAGTGAAGCCTTTGCGATTCAGCAAATGCAGTCTGAGTTGATCAAACAACATAAAGCGGAATGTCATTTCCCGTTAATTATCTGTGGTGATTTGAATAACAGTGCGTTTTCGTATGTGTACCGTAACATTAAAGGAAACATGAAAGATGCGTTTGAAGAAGCCGGTAAAGGTTTCGGAAAGACCTATGATTATGATTATTATCCGGCGCGCATTGACTATGTTTTTGTCGACAAACGTATCGAGGTAAAGAACTTCGTGAACCACGATAATTTTATCAATTCCGATCATTTTCCGATCACGACCCGATTGACATTACGCGATGAAGCACCACAGCATCCGGTTACATCCGATACCGAAAAAGCAAAAAAATAG
- a CDS encoding WbqC family protein, protein MDILLHPTYFPSISHFTAMAKADTITFETEDNFQKQTNRNRMYIYSPNGIQLLNIPVKHTKELHQKFKDVKIENAFNWQKQHFKSLEAAYRTSPFFEYFEDDIRPVFEKQHTFMMDLNFQIMEIVTDCLGMDFKYAKTEEYFHEVTDKTDFRNLVNGKKDTAVFEPYTQVFEEKHGFINNLSILDLLFNEGRYAMEYLKNQSL, encoded by the coding sequence ATGGACATTTTACTACATCCGACCTACTTCCCTTCTATCAGCCATTTTACTGCTATGGCAAAGGCGGATACGATTACTTTTGAAACAGAAGACAATTTCCAGAAACAGACCAACCGTAACCGGATGTATATCTACAGTCCAAACGGAATACAATTGTTAAACATTCCGGTAAAACATACTAAAGAACTGCATCAGAAATTTAAAGATGTTAAGATTGAAAACGCCTTTAACTGGCAGAAACAGCACTTTAAATCGCTTGAAGCGGCTTATAGAACGTCACCATTTTTTGAATATTTTGAAGATGATATCCGTCCGGTTTTTGAAAAACAACATACTTTTATGATGGATCTTAATTTTCAGATCATGGAAATCGTAACGGATTGTTTGGGAATGGATTTTAAATACGCCAAAACGGAAGAATATTTCCACGAAGTAACCGACAAAACGGATTTTAGAAACTTAGTCAACGGAAAAAAAGACACTGCTGTTTTCGAGCCCTACACTCAGGTTTTTGAAGAAAAACACGGTTTTATAAACAACCTTAGTATACTCGACCTGTTATTTAACGAAGGGCGTTATGCCATGGAATACCTCAAAAATCAGTCGCTTTAA